One region of Termitidicoccus mucosus genomic DNA includes:
- a CDS encoding type VI secretion protein IcmF/TssM N-terminal domain-containing protein has translation MREIFDNISDNLRYVAMLLAGTAIGGKLLFADQAIMTVFAIGFLVLAALLFLFDLFRRIKKKKSEERLAAQLSDNSSGSSSVSDAARKAQLDALRQNFQKGLDKFRSAGKDLYSLPWYMVVGEPGSGKTEAVRHCNVGFPPGLQDEMQGAGGTINMHWWFTNQAVLLDTAGKLLFQEAPPGTTTEWHAFLDLLKKNRPNCPVNGLLLVIPADSLLRDNGDDIAKKAGKIAEQLDRIQRTLDVRFPVFVLVTKCDLLNGFREFFAGLKDPQLQHQMTGWSNPAPLDAPFSPEHVDEYLDTVSQKIARRRLGLIADPAPETPEGRRTDEVDALFGLPQSIQALAPRLRRYLEMIFVTGEWSAKPLFLRGIYFTSALTEGKALDLEIAQALGVQPDALPEGKLFERERSFFLRDLFMQKVFKEKGLVTRASNTRKLVKRRQMILFGSLAASLAAVLGLSIWGAYTVKHSVGAESAYWKTASANWQAGHTWFPIVSPEFRGSAKFVYNGETSVTVGGEPIPLHEFHARLQGLVTRDIPVPFVFKPMNALVVRANSGRREAQRALFEASVMRPALNAARIRMSDTRAAWTPRETSALAALVQLEGVIHFPSLPGQRVEFEPGAFLNPLLGLWTEDAKAPFTLNGVFEWTYYKDGAGRGKWPDATWSAGPSFRENSPIASGWQLFAKAQQADTTAQQTEALTLAKARDAAGAYRSAEKDFYRYVQRPVSTAGWKTEASRTYAALTGAKQGLDDSLAAAQSSGLLPKEGPVSLAQSFDAIVRKAQANADAGLKALRDITLKFRPPAEQAGGFISGLLGPDTPEPELPVPGAAAKVSELAKKNAVTFTPEFPMLQEVSARLDRIEQDTLAATRSVFGGDTAAALAELDADYLAVMEKQMLYRFRWETYTAAMSLFTLPAGLEKNIVGELARTLDDSAASAAAIATQSEKYDFKNVYDFRQAVRNLVDAGGRARALDLHRLHGDVIAAHLARDAGFPLILDSAGVMTPVSLKRTTSFIKAARADLSGRIDVPSDFRAEHERTVGRVNAVFEVIDALTSTDGSPSSVKISVVNYADQRKFINEQGISSDFGAVFAGNLWRTARMAGRAARTQTASDAELASARVTDKFPDLELFLAADVKPTADAVRAFAEDWTALRLLKAKSVRNSDGRGWQAPVSAKDETGTDLFLILGLQFERPLPAPADWPSIRSLRLESHVTAPAAPDAPVSAPDA, from the coding sequence ATGAGAGAAATTTTCGACAACATCTCCGACAACCTGCGCTACGTGGCCATGCTGCTCGCCGGCACGGCCATCGGCGGCAAGCTCCTCTTCGCCGACCAGGCGATCATGACCGTCTTCGCCATCGGGTTCCTCGTCCTCGCGGCGCTCCTGTTCCTGTTCGACCTTTTCCGCCGCATAAAGAAAAAGAAATCCGAGGAGCGCCTCGCCGCGCAGCTTTCCGACAACAGCTCCGGCTCCTCCTCCGTCAGCGATGCCGCGCGCAAGGCCCAGCTCGACGCGCTCCGCCAGAACTTCCAGAAGGGCCTCGACAAATTCCGCTCCGCGGGGAAAGACCTGTATTCACTTCCCTGGTACATGGTCGTCGGCGAGCCCGGCTCCGGCAAAACCGAGGCCGTCCGCCACTGCAACGTGGGCTTCCCCCCCGGCCTCCAGGACGAAATGCAGGGCGCGGGCGGCACCATCAACATGCACTGGTGGTTCACCAACCAGGCCGTGCTCCTCGACACCGCCGGCAAGCTTCTCTTCCAGGAGGCGCCGCCCGGCACCACCACCGAGTGGCACGCGTTTCTCGACCTGCTCAAGAAGAACCGCCCCAACTGCCCCGTCAACGGCCTGCTTCTCGTCATCCCCGCCGACTCGCTCCTCAGGGACAACGGCGACGACATCGCGAAAAAAGCCGGCAAGATCGCCGAACAACTCGACCGCATCCAGCGCACGCTCGACGTCCGCTTCCCCGTGTTTGTCCTCGTCACGAAGTGCGACCTGCTGAACGGATTCCGCGAATTTTTTGCCGGGTTGAAGGACCCGCAGCTCCAGCACCAGATGACCGGCTGGTCAAACCCCGCCCCGCTCGACGCGCCCTTCTCGCCGGAGCATGTCGACGAATACCTCGACACCGTCTCGCAAAAAATCGCGCGCCGCCGCCTCGGCCTCATCGCCGACCCCGCGCCCGAGACGCCCGAAGGCCGCCGCACCGACGAGGTGGACGCCCTCTTCGGCCTCCCGCAAAGCATCCAGGCGCTCGCGCCGCGCCTGCGCCGCTACCTCGAGATGATCTTCGTCACCGGCGAATGGTCGGCGAAGCCGCTTTTCCTCCGCGGCATTTATTTCACCTCCGCCCTCACCGAGGGCAAGGCCCTCGACCTCGAAATCGCCCAGGCGCTCGGCGTGCAGCCCGACGCGCTGCCCGAGGGCAAACTCTTCGAGCGCGAGCGCTCCTTTTTCCTGCGCGATTTGTTCATGCAGAAAGTCTTCAAGGAAAAGGGGCTCGTCACGCGCGCGAGCAACACCCGCAAGCTCGTCAAGCGCCGCCAGATGATTCTCTTCGGCTCGCTCGCCGCCAGCCTCGCCGCCGTGCTCGGTCTCTCCATCTGGGGCGCCTACACCGTGAAGCACAGCGTCGGCGCGGAGAGCGCCTACTGGAAGACCGCGTCGGCCAACTGGCAGGCCGGCCACACCTGGTTCCCCATCGTGTCGCCCGAGTTTCGCGGCTCCGCCAAATTCGTTTACAACGGGGAAACCTCCGTGACCGTCGGCGGCGAGCCGATTCCCCTGCATGAATTCCACGCCCGGCTGCAAGGACTCGTCACGCGCGACATCCCCGTGCCCTTCGTCTTCAAGCCGATGAACGCGCTCGTGGTGCGGGCCAACTCCGGCCGCCGCGAGGCGCAGCGCGCCCTCTTCGAGGCCAGCGTCATGCGCCCCGCGCTCAACGCCGCCCGTATCCGAATGTCAGATACACGCGCCGCCTGGACCCCGCGCGAGACCTCCGCCCTGGCCGCGCTCGTCCAGCTCGAGGGCGTCATTCATTTCCCTTCGCTTCCCGGCCAGCGCGTCGAGTTCGAGCCGGGCGCGTTTCTCAACCCGCTGCTCGGGCTCTGGACCGAGGACGCGAAGGCACCGTTTACGCTCAACGGCGTTTTCGAGTGGACGTATTACAAGGACGGCGCGGGGCGCGGGAAATGGCCCGACGCCACGTGGTCCGCCGGCCCCTCGTTCCGCGAAAACAGCCCCATCGCGAGCGGCTGGCAGTTGTTTGCCAAGGCGCAGCAGGCCGACACCACGGCGCAGCAAACCGAGGCGCTCACGCTCGCGAAGGCGCGCGACGCGGCCGGGGCCTACCGCTCCGCGGAGAAGGACTTTTATCGCTACGTCCAGCGGCCCGTTTCCACCGCGGGCTGGAAGACGGAGGCGAGCCGCACCTACGCCGCGCTGACGGGGGCGAAGCAGGGGCTCGACGACTCCCTGGCGGCCGCGCAAAGCTCCGGCCTGCTGCCGAAGGAAGGGCCGGTGTCCCTCGCGCAATCCTTCGACGCTATCGTCCGGAAAGCCCAGGCCAATGCCGACGCCGGACTGAAAGCCCTGCGCGATATCACGCTCAAGTTCCGCCCGCCCGCCGAACAGGCCGGTGGCTTCATCAGCGGGCTCCTCGGCCCCGACACACCCGAGCCGGAACTGCCCGTCCCCGGCGCCGCGGCCAAGGTCTCCGAGCTTGCCAAGAAAAACGCCGTCACCTTCACGCCCGAATTTCCGATGTTGCAGGAAGTCTCCGCGCGCCTCGACCGCATCGAGCAGGACACGCTTGCGGCGACCCGCTCCGTGTTCGGCGGCGACACGGCCGCGGCGCTTGCCGAGCTCGATGCCGATTATCTTGCCGTCATGGAAAAACAGATGCTCTACCGCTTCCGCTGGGAAACCTACACGGCGGCGATGAGCCTGTTCACCCTTCCCGCCGGATTGGAAAAGAACATCGTCGGCGAGCTGGCCAGGACGCTCGACGACTCCGCGGCGTCGGCCGCCGCCATCGCGACCCAGTCGGAGAAATACGACTTCAAAAATGTCTATGATTTCCGCCAGGCCGTCCGCAACCTCGTGGATGCCGGCGGCCGGGCCCGCGCGCTCGATCTGCACCGGCTCCATGGCGACGTCATCGCCGCGCACCTCGCCCGCGACGCCGGATTCCCGCTCATTCTGGACTCGGCCGGCGTCATGACGCCCGTGTCGCTCAAGCGCACCACCTCCTTCATCAAGGCCGCCCGCGCCGATCTTTCCGGGCGGATCGACGTGCCCTCCGATTTTCGCGCCGAGCACGAGCGCACCGTCGGGCGCGTGAACGCCGTGTTCGAGGTCATCGACGCGCTCACCAGCACCGACGGCTCGCCTTCCTCGGTGAAAATTTCCGTCGTCAATTACGCCGACCAGCGCAAGTTCATCAACGAGCAGGGCATCTCGTCCGATTTCGGCGCGGTCTTCGCCGGCAACCTGTGGCGCACCGCGCGCATGGCGGGGCGGGCCGCCCGCACGCAGACCGCCTCCGACGCCGAGCTCGCCTCGGCGCGCGTGACGGACAAGTTCCCCGACCTGGAGCTCTTCCTCGCGGCGGACGTGAAGCCCACCGCCGACGCCGTCCGCGCCTTTGCGGAGGACTGGACCGCGCTGCGCCTGCTCAAGGCCAAAAGCGTCCGCAACTCCGACGGTCGCGGCTGGCAGGCGCCCGTTTCCGCCAAGGACGAAACCGGCACCGATCTTTTCCTCATCCTCGGCCTGCAATTCGAGCGTCCACTGCCTGCGCCCGCCGACTGGCCCAGCATCCGCTCGCTCCGGCTCGAGTCCCACGTCACGGCGCCCGCCGCCCCGGATGCCCCGGTTTCCGCTCCCGATGCCTGA
- a CDS encoding ShlB/FhaC/HecB family hemolysin secretion/activation protein — MCAQAPAAPDVPSVFSVEHFEFAYGATADDPATLAPLRDITVPLSLVEGVYQAPAADAPAAPARLGDEFPGGRFAESALVSIFQTVTAHYNQQGLFGVFVVVDREDIDPQTHEDYRPAGRKALRLVVWVSRVGEVRSVAKGARVPPQESVDHRVHRNIRSHSPLRAGAGGAPGSPLLKKCLDNYLLDLNRHPARRVDASFAAGATPGEVTLDYLVAERRPWFAYAQISNSGTETTDDFREHLGFAYYQLTNRDDTLLLDLSTASFKGGFSSSASYDYPLLYPNTLRAKIFGAYSEFVAEDPRIHLDEFSGHSVTAGLELVWSPFRLWGFSVDFAPGLAWQTHYVNNTAIQLTADTGFAAAQFAVRLERNTDHMRTALRLTYETNFSGDTNLSPFGQSALGRLETEPGYQIFQFDLGHSMYLEPLLFGEKFYTGENWRKSARAHEIALTARGQQVVNNERVIPQKLMTIGGMYSLRGYPDSVAAGDNVIMGSFEYRLHVPRLFRPLSELARDRGDARPPTYFGVPFNWRAPGLHSLPDWDFVVRLFADAGRVKIIRRMPWERDLTLSSIGVGFETQLFGHLNVRCDWGFAQKPLRTTYRDINRYDSQLHFSASLVW; from the coding sequence TTGTGCGCGCAGGCCCCCGCCGCGCCGGACGTCCCGTCGGTGTTTTCTGTCGAGCATTTCGAGTTTGCCTATGGTGCCACCGCCGACGATCCGGCCACGCTCGCCCCGTTGAGGGACATCACCGTGCCGCTCTCACTCGTCGAGGGCGTTTATCAGGCGCCGGCGGCGGACGCCCCCGCCGCTCCGGCCAGGCTCGGCGACGAGTTTCCCGGCGGGCGTTTTGCCGAGTCCGCGCTCGTCTCGATTTTCCAGACCGTCACTGCGCACTACAACCAGCAGGGGCTCTTCGGCGTGTTCGTGGTCGTTGACCGCGAGGACATCGACCCGCAGACGCACGAGGACTACCGGCCCGCCGGACGCAAGGCCCTGCGCCTCGTCGTCTGGGTGAGCCGCGTCGGCGAGGTTCGCTCTGTGGCGAAAGGCGCGCGCGTCCCGCCGCAGGAGTCCGTTGACCACCGCGTCCACCGCAACATCCGCTCCCACTCGCCGCTCCGCGCCGGCGCGGGCGGCGCGCCCGGCAGCCCGCTCCTCAAGAAATGCCTCGACAACTACCTCCTTGACCTCAACCGCCACCCGGCCCGCCGCGTCGATGCCTCCTTCGCCGCCGGCGCCACCCCCGGCGAGGTCACGCTCGACTACCTCGTCGCCGAGCGCCGCCCCTGGTTCGCCTACGCGCAGATTTCCAACTCCGGCACCGAGACCACCGACGACTTCCGCGAGCACCTCGGCTTCGCCTACTACCAGCTCACCAATCGCGACGACACGCTCCTCCTCGACCTCAGCACCGCCTCCTTCAAGGGCGGCTTCTCCTCCTCCGCCAGCTACGACTACCCGCTCCTTTACCCGAACACCCTTCGCGCGAAAATCTTCGGCGCCTACAGCGAGTTCGTCGCCGAGGATCCGCGCATCCACCTCGATGAGTTTTCCGGCCATTCCGTCACCGCCGGCCTTGAGCTCGTCTGGAGCCCGTTCCGGCTCTGGGGATTTTCCGTGGATTTCGCGCCGGGCCTCGCCTGGCAGACCCACTACGTCAACAACACCGCCATCCAGCTCACCGCCGACACCGGCTTCGCCGCCGCCCAGTTTGCCGTCCGCCTTGAGCGCAACACCGATCACATGCGCACCGCCCTGCGCCTCACCTACGAGACCAATTTCAGCGGCGACACCAACCTCAGCCCCTTCGGGCAGTCCGCGCTCGGCCGCCTCGAAACCGAGCCCGGCTACCAGATTTTCCAGTTCGACCTCGGCCATTCCATGTATCTGGAACCGCTCCTCTTCGGCGAAAAGTTCTACACCGGCGAAAACTGGCGCAAGTCCGCCCGCGCCCACGAAATCGCCCTCACCGCACGCGGCCAGCAGGTCGTCAACAACGAGCGCGTCATCCCGCAAAAGCTGATGACTATCGGCGGCATGTATTCACTCCGTGGATACCCAGATTCCGTGGCGGCCGGCGACAACGTCATCATGGGCTCCTTCGAATACCGTCTGCACGTTCCGCGCCTTTTTCGTCCGCTCTCCGAACTCGCCCGCGACCGCGGCGACGCCCGTCCGCCCACCTACTTCGGCGTGCCCTTCAATTGGCGCGCCCCCGGCCTCCACTCGCTGCCTGACTGGGATTTCGTCGTCCGCCTTTTCGCCGACGCGGGCCGCGTCAAAATCATCCGCCGCATGCCTTGGGAGCGCGACCTCACGCTTTCCAGCATCGGCGTCGGCTTCGAGACCCAGCTCTTCGGCCACCTCAACGTCCGCTGCGACTGGGGCTTCGCTCAAAAACCCCTCCGCACCACCTACCGCGACATCAATCGCTACGACTCACAGCTCCACTTCAGCGCCTCGCTGGTCTGGTGA
- a CDS encoding filamentous hemagglutinin N-terminal domain-containing protein, whose protein sequence is MKTFTLASAVRRFRVEADWCLRVVLSAALGCAPLSLRAGDPGPQGNVVAGDATFNHQDSYTGIRASDGAIIEYDKFNIPEGYTVEFIQPHELARVLNRVTGADPSSLLGNLRANGIVYFVNPAGIYFGKNAVIDVGQIYAAAGSLSNSDFLSRNDNFTRLAGSVVNDGAIRADAIHLVGQTVRNAGVLSAPAGLVMLAAGDDVLIGRRGEHVFVNATATSRAQAPGGAHGVENTGRVESAHALLAAGDLYAMAVKNSGVIKSRDVQLAGQGSGEVWNTGTIDAANTTGAGGRVEITGRHVGLGENSLVDASGATGGGEILVGGDYQGANAALRNAEAAYVAEGATLRADATADGVGGKVVVWADDTTRFFGNISATGITRGGLAEVSGKKSLLYAGLADLRAASGQVGTLLLDPDHITISDSLPTSGVAGSGTFTAGEGDNILAAADLWTQLDLADVTVKTSSAGDIVVDTIFESGSPFSLTLDAAGSIRVLDGKMVELGADLTLRASGSIALGLGARLMAADIILDAGTDISVAADSGIDAAGGISLTSQTGTISLAAGALVAAGGAVAVNGGLDVAAGATIDAASVTVGAGGRAVAISGTIDSFSGVSVTGASTITVPGRVAATSGSLTFIGNVAVSVGGAINANSGGAVTLQAIGGTVALASTAEVSGRDIYITGGLDVAAGASLTTAFDSGDMVIDAQGRDVGIATGLVFTTGSLALANVRNLTLADVTTNGGQTYAAANNITLTGTLATLDAGAGVSLTAGTGTVALASTAAIDASGAVAVNGGFHVAAGGTVTNGAGAGMTVEAGTRDITIAGLLDLVGSSTFNGAGISVSGTVDTHSTGGLTFVGRTAMSVGGAIMAGSGGAVVLDLDSQTGDIALASTARLAGAQVRLSGGVTVAAGAALLGAYGGGAELLIDGRGRDVRVAGDLDLSSLEISDARYIALAAVTTDGDQFYSFAPDGAMRLDGPLVSRWGNIDIFSPADFPAAHATIFSTSSNGILISATAGDVTIGRFDTLLAYDNGSSAPAAGTIRIEAGGTASLGSLSASRSIDVSAGEIHLEGDLYQAPSIALAASGSGVFVESGSALIATGSGGLAPFAIASGSFTAKTIAAGSMSGGRMTSGGNFFPVLATGSGAPFGAVYKNTPFWGDSVPPPAQEETQNVIATETNPANQTEPESRRAQETLVIATEGAMGRIDAQTAITDATREQLKQLGIFARGLSPDEIASIMGGQGLLTQLIPSETRQPENYQVADGRISEQAARAALAAYESIFIHRDPATGEAVSRVPEIRAALAAAFAEFRAVAPSAPPAGFARFVQEQSPASDSVLSTRRFAQDMSALFDRIESLGLTSGEVLVARTVILRTLRIPGMPSNLLGDMIAAASADTAPAAPFRLAVHY, encoded by the coding sequence ATGAAAACTTTCACCCTCGCCTCCGCTGTTCGCCGCTTTCGCGTTGAGGCTGACTGGTGCCTGCGCGTCGTGCTTTCCGCCGCGCTGGGCTGCGCGCCGCTTTCGTTGCGCGCCGGCGACCCTGGTCCGCAGGGCAATGTGGTGGCCGGCGACGCGACCTTCAACCATCAGGACAGCTACACGGGCATCCGCGCCTCCGACGGCGCGATCATCGAATACGACAAGTTCAACATTCCCGAAGGCTACACGGTGGAGTTCATCCAGCCGCACGAACTGGCCCGCGTGCTCAACCGCGTGACCGGCGCGGACCCCTCCTCGCTGCTGGGCAACCTCCGCGCCAACGGCATCGTGTATTTCGTCAATCCGGCCGGCATCTATTTTGGGAAGAACGCGGTCATCGACGTGGGGCAGATTTACGCCGCGGCCGGTTCGCTCTCGAACAGTGATTTTCTTTCCCGCAACGACAACTTCACCCGTCTCGCCGGCTCGGTCGTCAACGACGGCGCGATCCGCGCCGACGCCATCCACCTCGTCGGCCAGACGGTGCGCAACGCCGGCGTGCTCTCCGCGCCCGCGGGCCTCGTGATGCTTGCCGCCGGCGACGACGTGCTGATTGGCAGGCGCGGCGAGCACGTCTTTGTCAACGCCACCGCGACCTCTCGCGCGCAAGCGCCCGGCGGCGCCCACGGCGTGGAAAACACGGGGCGAGTGGAGTCCGCGCACGCCCTGCTGGCCGCCGGCGACCTGTATGCGATGGCCGTGAAAAACTCCGGTGTGATCAAGTCCCGCGACGTCCAGTTGGCGGGGCAGGGGAGCGGCGAAGTCTGGAACACCGGCACTATCGACGCCGCCAATACTACCGGCGCAGGAGGCCGCGTGGAAATCACCGGGCGGCACGTCGGCCTCGGCGAAAACTCGCTGGTTGACGCCAGCGGCGCGACGGGTGGCGGCGAAATCCTTGTCGGCGGCGACTACCAGGGGGCGAACGCCGCCTTGCGCAATGCCGAGGCCGCCTACGTGGCTGAGGGGGCCACGCTCCGCGCCGACGCCACTGCCGACGGCGTCGGCGGCAAGGTCGTCGTCTGGGCCGACGACACCACGCGCTTTTTTGGCAACATCTCCGCCACCGGCATCACGCGCGGCGGCCTCGCGGAAGTGTCGGGCAAAAAATCCCTCCTCTACGCCGGCCTCGCCGATCTCCGCGCCGCCAGCGGCCAGGTTGGCACGCTTCTGCTCGACCCCGACCACATCACCATCTCCGACAGCCTTCCCACCTCTGGCGTGGCCGGCTCCGGCACCTTCACCGCCGGCGAAGGCGACAACATCCTCGCCGCCGCCGATCTCTGGACGCAGTTGGACCTCGCCGACGTCACCGTGAAAACCAGCAGCGCAGGCGACATTGTCGTGGACACCATCTTCGAGTCGGGTTCGCCGTTCTCCCTCACACTCGACGCCGCCGGCAGCATCCGCGTGCTTGATGGGAAGATGGTCGAACTCGGCGCCGACCTCACCCTGCGCGCCAGCGGCAGCATCGCGCTGGGATTGGGTGCCCGTCTCATGGCCGCGGACATCATCCTCGACGCGGGGACGGACATCTCCGTGGCCGCCGACTCGGGCATTGACGCGGCAGGCGGTATCTCGCTCACCTCGCAAACCGGCACCATTTCCCTCGCCGCTGGCGCGCTCGTCGCCGCCGGCGGCGCTGTCGCCGTCAACGGCGGGCTGGATGTCGCCGCCGGCGCGACCATCGACGCCGCCAGCGTGACGGTCGGCGCCGGAGGCCGTGCCGTCGCGATTTCGGGCACGATTGACAGTTTCAGCGGCGTCTCCGTCACCGGCGCCAGCACCATCACCGTGCCGGGGCGCGTGGCCGCGACCTCCGGCTCGCTCACCTTCATCGGCAACGTCGCCGTCTCGGTCGGCGGCGCGATCAACGCCAACAGCGGCGGCGCCGTCACCCTGCAAGCCATCGGCGGCACGGTCGCGCTCGCTTCCACGGCGGAGGTGAGCGGGCGGGATATTTATATCACCGGCGGGCTGGATGTCGCCGCGGGGGCCTCGCTCACGACGGCCTTTGACAGCGGCGACATGGTGATTGACGCCCAGGGCCGCGATGTGGGCATCGCCACCGGGCTGGTTTTCACCACCGGCTCGCTCGCCCTCGCCAACGTCCGCAACCTCACCCTCGCCGACGTCACCACCAACGGCGGCCAGACCTACGCCGCGGCCAACAATATCACACTCACCGGCACGCTCGCCACGCTCGACGCAGGCGCGGGCGTTTCCCTGACGGCGGGCACCGGCACCGTCGCGCTCGCCTCCACCGCCGCCATCGACGCCAGTGGCGCGGTCGCGGTCAACGGCGGCTTCCACGTCGCCGCCGGAGGCACCGTCACCAACGGCGCGGGCGCCGGCATGACCGTGGAGGCCGGCACCCGCGACATCACCATCGCCGGCCTCCTCGACCTCGTCGGCTCCTCCACCTTCAACGGCGCGGGCATCTCCGTCTCCGGCACCGTTGACACCCACAGCACCGGCGGCCTCACCTTTGTCGGGCGCACCGCCATGTCCGTCGGCGGCGCCATCATGGCGGGCAGCGGCGGCGCCGTCGTCCTCGACCTCGACTCGCAAACCGGCGACATCGCGCTCGCCTCCACCGCCCGGCTCGCCGGCGCGCAAGTCAGGCTCTCCGGCGGCGTCACGGTCGCAGCCGGCGCGGCCCTCCTGGGAGCCTACGGCGGCGGCGCGGAGCTCCTCATCGACGGGCGGGGCCGCGATGTCCGCGTCGCCGGCGACCTCGATCTCTCCTCGCTCGAAATTTCCGACGCCCGCTACATCGCCCTCGCCGCCGTCACCACCGACGGCGACCAGTTCTATTCCTTCGCCCCCGACGGCGCCATGCGGCTCGACGGCCCGCTCGTCTCGCGATGGGGCAACATCGACATCTTCAGCCCCGCCGACTTCCCCGCCGCGCACGCCACCATCTTCTCCACCTCGTCCAACGGCATCCTCATCTCCGCCACCGCCGGTGACGTCACCATCGGGCGCTTCGACACCCTTCTCGCCTACGACAACGGCTCCTCCGCCCCCGCCGCCGGTACCATCAGGATCGAGGCCGGCGGCACCGCTTCCCTCGGCAGCCTTTCCGCCTCGCGCTCCATCGACGTCTCCGCCGGCGAAATCCACCTCGAAGGCGACCTCTACCAAGCCCCCTCCATCGCCCTTGCAGCCTCCGGCTCGGGCGTCTTTGTCGAGTCCGGCTCCGCCCTCATCGCCACCGGCAGCGGCGGGCTCGCCCCTTTCGCCATCGCGAGCGGCTCCTTCACCGCCAAGACCATCGCCGCCGGCTCCATGAGCGGCGGGCGCATGACCTCCGGCGGAAACTTTTTCCCCGTCCTCGCCACCGGCAGCGGCGCGCCTTTCGGCGCGGTTTATAAAAACACCCCGTTCTGGGGCGACTCCGTCCCGCCGCCCGCGCAGGAGGAGACGCAAAACGTCATCGCCACCGAGACCAATCCCGCCAACCAAACCGAGCCCGAGTCCCGCCGCGCCCAGGAAACCCTCGTCATCGCCACCGAGGGCGCGATGGGGCGCATCGACGCGCAGACCGCCATCACCGACGCCACCCGCGAGCAGCTCAAGCAGCTCGGCATCTTCGCGCGCGGCCTCAGCCCGGACGAAATCGCCTCCATCATGGGCGGCCAGGGTCTCCTCACCCAGCTCATCCCCAGCGAGACGCGCCAGCCCGAAAACTATCAGGTGGCCGACGGGCGCATCTCCGAGCAGGCCGCCCGCGCCGCGCTCGCCGCCTACGAGTCCATCTTTATCCACCGCGACCCTGCGACCGGCGAGGCTGTCTCGCGCGTGCCGGAAATCCGCGCCGCGCTCGCCGCCGCCTTTGCCGAGTTCCGCGCCGTCGCCCCCTCCGCGCCGCCCGCCGGGTTTGCGCGCTTCGTCCAGGAGCAATCGCCCGCCAGCGACAGCGTGCTCTCCACCCGCCGCTTCGCCCAGGACATGTCCGCGCTTTTCGACCGCATTGAGTCGCTCGGGCTGACCTCCGGCGAGGTGCTCGTCGCGCGGACGGTCATCCTCCGCACGCTCCGCATCCCCGGCATGCCCTCCAATCTGCTCGGCGACATGATCGCCGCCGCTTCCGCCGACACCGCGCCCGCCGCCCCTTTCCGCCTGGCCGTCCATTATTAA